One region of Streptococcus parasanguinis genomic DNA includes:
- a CDS encoding sensor histidine kinase — MFSKMKKDSKSPSIVSKVTLWYTLFVSFLFVLIFCASFIISGAWSSYSSRGELEQKTMEVASDLEEFEPFDDGNYFALYNQNMKLEQGALPSGFDINAGFESGKLSTYTSSQATYYYFDVYNESEGKWIRGVRLASGLGRELSIFLLSLAILAPLSILGMAWGGRRILRKAFLPIREVTQMAEEIAESGDYSKRVSTEHQKDYVETSRLTKVFNNLISSVQSTFEKEKQFNQNVSHELRTPLSVIVSESEFGSKYADNLEETKESLTVIHRQAKLMKSMTEQILEISKTQHLQWSDLKPVCLSTLVSDYCQGQERKWGESPIAFEVSIQPDLWIQGDAVLVTRMLDNLLSNAVKFTKTKVAIHLVASPAGAVLKVADDGIGIAPDHLSKIWDRFYQVEDSRNKGLNSGIGLGLSFIKDIADLHRAEVKIISEEGKGSLFRVTFPQIQDKTSV; from the coding sequence ATGTTTTCAAAAATGAAGAAGGACTCTAAGTCTCCCTCCATCGTTTCTAAGGTGACATTGTGGTATACCCTCTTTGTTTCTTTTCTCTTTGTTCTTATATTTTGTGCTTCTTTTATCATTTCCGGAGCCTGGTCCAGCTATAGCTCACGTGGGGAACTGGAGCAGAAGACCATGGAAGTAGCTTCAGACCTTGAGGAATTTGAGCCCTTTGATGACGGCAATTATTTTGCACTCTACAATCAAAACATGAAGTTGGAGCAGGGTGCTCTGCCAAGTGGCTTTGATATCAATGCTGGCTTTGAGTCTGGGAAATTGTCGACGTATACCTCTTCCCAAGCAACCTATTATTATTTTGATGTCTATAATGAAAGTGAGGGCAAATGGATACGGGGCGTGCGCCTTGCTTCTGGTCTAGGAAGAGAATTAAGTATCTTTCTTCTTTCCTTGGCCATTCTAGCTCCTCTGTCCATCCTTGGGATGGCCTGGGGTGGACGTCGGATCCTTCGTAAGGCCTTTCTGCCGATCAGAGAGGTGACCCAAATGGCAGAGGAAATTGCAGAGAGCGGAGACTACAGTAAGCGCGTGTCGACCGAGCATCAGAAGGATTATGTAGAAACGTCTCGTCTTACCAAGGTCTTTAATAATTTGATTTCTTCTGTTCAGTCGACTTTTGAGAAAGAAAAGCAATTCAACCAAAATGTATCCCATGAGTTGCGGACCCCTCTGTCAGTCATCGTTTCGGAGAGTGAGTTTGGCTCCAAATATGCAGATAACCTAGAGGAGACCAAGGAATCTTTGACGGTCATTCATCGGCAGGCTAAATTAATGAAATCGATGACCGAGCAGATCTTGGAAATATCCAAGACCCAACACCTGCAGTGGTCGGATTTAAAACCCGTTTGTCTATCAACCCTGGTGTCAGATTATTGTCAGGGACAGGAAAGAAAGTGGGGCGAAAGCCCCATAGCCTTTGAAGTGAGCATTCAGCCGGACCTCTGGATTCAGGGGGATGCTGTTTTGGTCACTCGGATGCTGGATAATCTATTGAGCAATGCAGTGAAATTTACCAAGACCAAGGTTGCCATCCACTTGGTGGCTAGTCCAGCTGGTGCTGTTCTCAAGGTAGCGGATGATGGTATTGGGATAGCGCCAGACCATTTGAGCAAGATTTGGGATCGCTTCTATCAGGTGGAGGATTCTCGGAACAAGGGCCTCAATAGTGGTATCGGACTTGGGTTGTCCTTTATTAAGGACATTGCAGACCTCCATCGAGCAGAGGTGAAAATCATCTCTGAAGAAGGAAAAGGAAGTCTCTTTCGTGTGACTTTCCCACAGATCCAGGACAAGACTTCTGTCTAA
- a CDS encoding immunity protein, with amino-acid sequence MTVTIDELVKELGFCVVPTKEKPFRLDEVRFNLLAYLEDYSKMGFSFVKVATDLVKLRKEQESYRLFGQCFLGFFVIGEEEQIFLLCNQEGREVFQEARIYVNSSLHTFVSSYSLFLSSIFLLKAKFYEIEQDEVEEIAVNLKNQVLALEKPLEQELPFWEHMAYLIEDDGIVLRDDLFHILNKEQ; translated from the coding sequence ATGACAGTTACTATTGATGAATTAGTGAAGGAGCTTGGTTTTTGTGTGGTGCCTACAAAGGAGAAACCATTTCGTCTGGATGAGGTCCGTTTCAACCTTTTGGCATATTTAGAGGATTATTCCAAAATGGGATTTTCTTTTGTCAAAGTAGCTACTGATCTAGTAAAACTAAGGAAAGAGCAAGAGAGTTATAGGCTTTTTGGCCAGTGTTTTTTAGGATTTTTTGTGATTGGAGAAGAGGAGCAAATCTTTTTACTTTGCAATCAAGAAGGAAGGGAAGTTTTTCAAGAAGCGAGGATTTATGTCAATTCTTCCTTACATACTTTTGTTTCCTCTTATTCGCTCTTTCTATCAAGTATCTTTCTTTTGAAAGCAAAGTTTTATGAGATTGAGCAAGATGAAGTCGAAGAGATTGCAGTAAACTTGAAGAATCAAGTACTTGCCTTGGAAAAGCCCCTTGAACAAGAATTGCCCTTCTGGGAGCACATGGCCTATTTGATAGAAGACGATGGAATCGTTCTAAGAGATGATCTCTTTCATATCCTGAACAAAGAACAGTAA